Proteins found in one Acidobacteriota bacterium genomic segment:
- a CDS encoding transglycosylase SLT domain-containing protein, giving the protein MARSLKRQLLSFVLFVLVVSASFFGYTYWRIHRFDGLISKTAKEYKLEEQLVRAIVYEESYFNPKARSGAGAVGLMQVTPVVITEWKQKRREQNASANFAREMARRVPNLSASQASKLTEDDLLQYPEINLAIGCWYLDLLRQRYQAEKIVVPMMLAGYNAGPSQAERWRNAPAQAGKPQLTADEYVARIDYPETRNYVRRILDRYKNKRGMLEF; this is encoded by the coding sequence ATGGCTCGTTCTCTCAAAAGACAACTTCTTTCATTTGTACTGTTTGTGCTGGTGGTGTCAGCCAGTTTTTTCGGCTATACCTACTGGCGGATTCACCGCTTTGACGGGCTCATCTCAAAAACAGCCAAAGAATATAAACTTGAAGAGCAACTGGTCCGGGCAATTGTTTATGAAGAATCGTACTTCAATCCCAAAGCCCGGAGCGGCGCCGGTGCCGTCGGCCTGATGCAGGTTACCCCCGTGGTGATTACCGAGTGGAAACAAAAACGGCGTGAACAAAATGCTTCCGCCAACTTTGCCCGTGAAATGGCCAGACGCGTCCCAAATCTGTCGGCTTCCCAGGCATCAAAACTCACTGAAGATGATTTGTTGCAATATCCGGAAATCAATCTGGCCATTGGGTGCTGGTATCTGGATTTGCTCCGTCAGCGGTATCAGGCTGAGAAAATTGTCGTTCCGATGATGCTCGCCGGATACAACGCTGGTCCAAGCCAGGCCGAACGATGGCGAAATGCACCGGCTCAGGCAGGGAAACCACAACTGACCGCCGATGAGTATGTGGCCCGCATTGATTACCCGGAGACGCGTAATTATGTGCGGCGCATCCTGGATCGGTACAAAAACAAGCGGGGCATGTTAGAGTTTTAA
- a CDS encoding amidohydrolase family protein, with product MTIVYSARWVLPVSIPPIPHGAVAVHNGLITAVGPEETVRESVAKDGPYQTVNLGETALTPGFVNVHSHLELTALRGLLDELPFYPWITKLVELKRERLRASDFQIAARWGVIEAIRAGITTLADTGDSGSAMDAMVTGGVRGIVYQEVFGLEMLKAKRSLSDLKRRIQTLRRHETSLVKVGISPHAPYTVSKLLFQLTTEFAEQDKLPMCIHAAESQAEEDFMRQGLGPIGDSYRRRDIQWSPPGVSTIRYLADLNVLRVKPLLVHCVRATEEDIGLLSLWDARVAHCPKSNAKFGHGIAPALRMRRRGIPVGLGTDSVASNNVCDLLDEARFTGLLHRASMGDDSVLPASDLLEWMTLGGATALGLENRIGTLDVGKDADITAISLSGAHTQPVHDPAVALLASASGRDVIMTMVRGKVLFDGQNVLTFDENRLRNQLQETTNRLTS from the coding sequence ATGACAATTGTATATTCTGCTCGATGGGTACTTCCGGTTTCGATCCCGCCGATTCCACACGGCGCGGTTGCCGTTCACAATGGACTCATTACCGCGGTTGGACCGGAAGAAACCGTTCGTGAAAGTGTTGCCAAAGATGGTCCTTATCAAACTGTCAATTTAGGTGAAACTGCGCTCACACCGGGCTTTGTGAACGTTCACTCCCATTTGGAATTAACCGCTTTGCGGGGGCTCCTCGATGAATTGCCGTTTTACCCCTGGATTACAAAGCTGGTTGAACTCAAACGTGAACGGTTGCGGGCCTCGGATTTCCAAATTGCAGCCCGGTGGGGCGTGATCGAAGCCATTCGGGCGGGCATTACGACACTGGCGGATACGGGTGATTCAGGCTCAGCCATGGATGCCATGGTCACTGGCGGTGTCCGTGGAATTGTGTATCAAGAAGTCTTTGGCCTCGAAATGCTCAAAGCCAAACGCAGCTTGAGCGACTTAAAACGGAGAATCCAGACCTTACGCCGCCATGAAACATCGCTGGTTAAAGTTGGGATTTCACCGCATGCGCCATATACGGTTTCAAAATTGTTGTTTCAACTGACGACTGAATTTGCCGAACAAGACAAACTTCCCATGTGTATCCATGCCGCCGAGTCCCAGGCCGAGGAAGACTTTATGCGGCAAGGGCTTGGTCCCATCGGCGACTCATACCGCCGCCGGGATATCCAATGGTCACCGCCTGGCGTTTCGACCATCCGCTATCTGGCTGATTTGAATGTGCTGCGAGTAAAACCACTCCTGGTGCATTGTGTTCGCGCCACAGAAGAAGATATCGGGTTGCTTTCACTCTGGGACGCCCGCGTTGCCCATTGCCCAAAATCAAACGCCAAATTTGGTCATGGAATTGCCCCAGCCCTGCGCATGCGCCGCCGGGGAATCCCGGTTGGGCTCGGAACTGACAGTGTGGCCAGCAACAATGTATGTGATTTGCTTGATGAAGCACGCTTTACAGGACTGCTCCACCGGGCTTCAATGGGTGATGACTCCGTCTTGCCGGCTTCGGACCTGCTGGAATGGATGACCCTCGGTGGGGCCACGGCCCTCGGTCTGGAGAACCGCATTGGGACCCTCGATGTCGGAAAAGACGCTGATATCACGGCCATTTCACTCTCTGGAGCGCATACCCAACCAGTTCACGATCCGGCAGTTGCCTTACTGGCCTCGGCCAGTGGTCGTGATGTCATTATGACGATGGTGCGCGGAAAAGTTTTGTTTGACGGCCAGAATGTCCTGACCTTTGATGAAAACCGACTCCGCAACCAGTTGCAGGAAACAACCAACCGGCTCACCAGCTAA
- a CDS encoding ABC transporter ATP-binding protein, producing the protein MMDSSAFAQPEGFDSSSLPVLHLQEISKQFGTQPVLRNISFSVQRGEIFGYIGANGAGKTTTIKILTGLIKPSQGNAFVCGHSILTDSLHVKARVGYLPESGALFEKLSAREYLTLTGQLHKLPAHQLPDCVQEWLKFFGLSDKADQQMGTFSKGMKQKVCWIAALMHNPDVLILDEPLNGLDVETVARAKDLMKYLVASGKTIFYSSHMIDIVEKVCTRIAVLNAGRLIGIGTIPEIVALSGEPTLEQALLKLWQGQPLHHPSESNDKMTR; encoded by the coding sequence ATGATGGATTCTTCTGCATTTGCCCAACCCGAGGGGTTTGACAGTTCTTCACTACCGGTTCTTCACCTTCAAGAAATCAGTAAACAATTTGGTACCCAGCCGGTGCTGAGAAACATCAGTTTTTCAGTTCAGCGTGGCGAAATTTTTGGCTATATCGGTGCCAATGGGGCTGGAAAAACCACAACCATCAAAATCCTGACCGGTTTAATCAAGCCAAGCCAGGGAAATGCCTTCGTTTGCGGCCACAGTATTCTGACTGACTCCTTACACGTCAAAGCACGCGTTGGATATCTTCCTGAATCCGGTGCCTTATTTGAAAAGCTCTCTGCCCGTGAATATCTCACCTTAACGGGTCAACTTCATAAATTACCCGCCCATCAGCTTCCGGATTGTGTTCAGGAATGGCTCAAATTCTTTGGACTTTCAGACAAGGCTGACCAGCAAATGGGGACATTCTCAAAAGGCATGAAGCAGAAAGTCTGCTGGATTGCCGCCTTGATGCACAACCCAGATGTCTTGATTCTGGACGAGCCGTTAAACGGGTTGGATGTCGAAACCGTGGCGCGGGCGAAAGATCTGATGAAGTATCTGGTGGCGAGTGGAAAAACCATTTTTTACTCATCACACATGATTGATATCGTCGAAAAAGTATGCACCCGCATCGCCGTGCTCAATGCTGGTCGGTTAATTGGCATTGGCACGATTCCGGAAATTGTAGCCTTATCTGGAGAGCCCACCCTTGAGCAAGCTCTTTTAAAACTGTGGCAAGGTCAGCCATTGCACCACCCCTCCGAATCGAATGATAAAATGACAAGGTGA
- a CDS encoding HAD family phosphatase produces MGKIGLLAMDVDGTLLTPDGKVTERTRQALEQAERAYQVHLVLATGRRFHAVRPVAQNLGIRTPIITHNGALIKNLETRSIYRYHWLENEIARRLIELGKQFGADTLALEDPEGDGRILTDSVSENNVPLKRYLEMNRAYVRPVPSLLQEVRGPVIQVMFCGPCQPMAELAELLMAEMSEVTRLLMTSYPRNDMTILDLLNPAASKGTALEFVAEFFEIDQSEVMAVGDNHNDIDMLQYAGVGVVMGNAEPELLEMGFHRTSSNTEDGLAKAVERFILGIK; encoded by the coding sequence ATGGGCAAGATTGGGCTACTGGCAATGGATGTTGATGGAACATTGCTTACACCAGACGGAAAGGTAACCGAACGAACACGACAGGCCCTGGAGCAGGCAGAACGCGCCTATCAGGTACACCTGGTGCTGGCAACCGGACGCCGGTTTCATGCCGTGCGCCCAGTTGCTCAAAATCTTGGCATTCGCACTCCTATCATCACCCACAATGGCGCACTCATTAAAAATCTGGAAACCAGGTCAATTTATCGGTATCACTGGCTCGAAAACGAGATCGCCCGCCGCTTGATTGAGCTTGGGAAACAGTTTGGGGCTGATACGCTGGCACTGGAAGATCCCGAAGGGGACGGACGGATCCTGACTGACAGCGTCTCGGAAAATAATGTTCCGCTCAAACGGTATCTCGAAATGAATCGGGCCTATGTCCGCCCGGTACCAAGTTTATTGCAGGAAGTCAGAGGCCCGGTGATTCAGGTGATGTTTTGTGGTCCTTGCCAGCCCATGGCTGAACTGGCTGAACTGCTCATGGCTGAAATGTCGGAAGTCACCCGGTTACTGATGACCTCCTATCCTCGCAACGATATGACCATCCTGGATTTACTCAACCCGGCGGCATCAAAAGGAACGGCATTGGAGTTTGTGGCTGAATTCTTTGAAATTGACCAGTCCGAGGTCATGGCAGTGGGAGACAACCATAATGATATTGATATGTTGCAGTATGCAGGTGTCGGCGTGGTGATGGGGAATGCCGAACCGGAACTGCTGGAAATGGGCTTTCACCGCACTTCATCCAACACGGAAGACGGGCTGGCGAAAGCGGTGGAACGGTTCATCCTGGGAATCAAGTAA
- the amrB gene encoding AmmeMemoRadiSam system protein B: MHSNLHLPLPERPRLRQIQLIPAEAEEERVLIAHDPQNYTEPVIIPEALGLFLLFCDGQHTVENMQQAIRFQAGITIPRERIVQILEMFDSFLLFDSPRFEQFQAKIDEAFRSSPVRPCAHAGASYPAEIDALRARLDEILAGGPPVEARPDSRLVGLISPHIDLRVGGAVYAPAYRVLGESLAHFESDPTSEQTFIILGTSHYGGNGLFMASRKAYETPFGQLQCDVAFLEHLEVQLGRSISQDDTSHRHEHSIEFQVIFLQHLFPKAAEQGRLRIVPILCTSFQALLDGSVGTENPDELEYQDFVKALRTTLQSHTQSSCLLVGGDLAHIGRKFGDPFDAEEKLETVAQADSELLSVVEQRNAQALLTHIAQDQDARKVCGFPPMLTFLDALDVFGDCEGEVLHYEQWHEIERASAVTYASLAFWQSRQEG; this comes from the coding sequence ATGCACTCAAACCTTCATCTTCCTTTGCCAGAGCGCCCTCGATTGCGCCAAATCCAACTGATTCCAGCCGAAGCTGAGGAAGAACGGGTATTGATCGCCCATGACCCGCAAAACTACACGGAGCCGGTGATCATTCCCGAAGCTCTGGGGCTATTCCTGCTGTTTTGTGACGGGCAACATACGGTTGAGAACATGCAGCAGGCCATTCGATTTCAAGCTGGTATCACGATCCCTCGGGAGCGAATTGTTCAAATTCTGGAGATGTTTGATTCGTTTTTGTTGTTTGACAGCCCCCGGTTTGAACAATTCCAGGCAAAAATTGATGAGGCGTTTCGTTCGTCGCCAGTTCGGCCTTGCGCTCACGCCGGAGCCAGTTACCCGGCTGAAATTGACGCGCTCCGTGCTCGACTCGATGAGATTCTGGCTGGTGGTCCGCCGGTTGAAGCACGTCCTGACTCGCGCCTGGTGGGGTTGATCTCACCACACATAGATTTGCGGGTTGGCGGAGCGGTCTATGCTCCGGCATACCGGGTTTTAGGCGAGAGCCTGGCTCACTTCGAAAGCGATCCGACCTCGGAACAAACCTTCATCATATTGGGAACTTCTCACTATGGCGGAAACGGACTGTTTATGGCCTCTCGAAAGGCGTATGAAACGCCCTTTGGCCAGCTTCAATGCGACGTGGCTTTTTTAGAACATCTCGAAGTCCAACTTGGCCGCAGCATTAGCCAGGATGACACCTCGCACCGGCATGAGCATTCAATCGAGTTTCAGGTTATTTTTCTGCAACACCTGTTTCCGAAAGCGGCTGAACAAGGGCGACTGCGGATTGTACCGATTTTATGCACTTCATTTCAGGCCCTGCTGGATGGATCAGTCGGGACTGAAAATCCAGACGAGCTTGAATATCAAGACTTTGTCAAAGCACTCCGGACCACGCTTCAGTCACATACCCAATCCAGTTGCCTGCTTGTTGGCGGTGACCTGGCCCACATTGGGCGCAAATTTGGGGATCCGTTTGATGCCGAGGAAAAACTGGAAACCGTTGCCCAGGCTGATTCCGAACTCCTGTCCGTGGTTGAGCAACGCAATGCTCAGGCCCTCTTGACCCACATTGCCCAGGATCAGGATGCGCGTAAGGTCTGTGGATTCCCTCCAATGCTGACTTTTTTGGACGCGCTTGATGTTTTTGGCGACTGTGAGGGTGAAGTCCTTCACTACGAGCAATGGCATGAAATCGAACGCGCATCAGCCGTGACCTATGCCAGTCTGGCTTTCTGGCAATCCCGCCAGGAAGGCTGA
- the thrB gene encoding homoserine kinase: MAYSTFSIRVPASTANLGPAFDTLGLALGLYLTLRGTWHAEAGDWKLTATGSAATHIPLRPEENLICQVAHHTAATMGISLPALTLEMINDVPLGSGLGSSAAAIVAGVSLVESFLGRELTLDEFLLHAMVFESHADNLAPARLGGLVLLCEREAGAPYLLRRAWPPEISCIVVRPHFPLSTQTMRAVLPDSLSRADVVFQMQRIGLLLTALEDKRFDLLGEAMQDRLHQGFRARHIPGLEDILGLSHPGLLATALSGAGPSALALALSHQEEIASRMQACFARYGHESTAYFLDVDLIGRKLEWV, translated from the coding sequence ATGGCTTATTCCACTTTTTCAATTCGTGTTCCGGCTTCGACCGCCAACCTTGGACCTGCATTTGATACCCTTGGACTGGCCCTGGGCCTGTATTTAACGCTTCGCGGCACATGGCATGCGGAGGCTGGTGACTGGAAACTGACGGCAACTGGAAGCGCGGCGACCCACATTCCGCTCCGACCTGAAGAAAATTTAATCTGTCAGGTGGCTCACCACACAGCGGCAACGATGGGGATTTCACTTCCGGCCCTCACGCTTGAAATGATCAACGATGTCCCGCTGGGGAGCGGCCTGGGAAGCAGTGCCGCCGCTATTGTCGCTGGGGTATCACTGGTTGAGAGTTTTCTGGGCCGTGAATTGACGCTTGACGAGTTTTTGTTACACGCGATGGTCTTTGAGTCCCATGCAGATAACCTGGCACCAGCCCGGCTGGGGGGATTGGTCCTGTTGTGTGAACGTGAAGCTGGGGCGCCATACCTGCTGCGACGGGCCTGGCCCCCCGAAATTTCCTGCATCGTGGTCAGACCGCATTTTCCACTGTCTACACAGACGATGAGGGCCGTGTTGCCTGATTCCCTTTCGCGAGCCGACGTGGTATTCCAGATGCAACGCATCGGACTTTTATTGACTGCCCTGGAAGACAAACGGTTTGACTTGCTGGGCGAAGCGATGCAGGACCGGTTACATCAAGGATTTCGCGCCCGTCACATTCCAGGGCTGGAAGACATTCTGGGGCTTTCACACCCCGGATTGCTTGCAACTGCCTTGAGTGGTGCGGGACCATCAGCCCTGGCTTTGGCTCTTTCACATCAAGAAGAAATTGCCTCGCGGATGCAGGCGTGCTTTGCTCGCTACGGACACGAATCAACCGCTTATTTTTTAGATGTGGATTTGATCGGAAGAAAACTAGAGTGGGTTTGA